One window of the Labilibaculum sp. genome contains the following:
- a CDS encoding bifunctional enoyl-CoA hydratase/phosphate acetyltransferase: MITRLDQIIDVLKNSEKKRLVAAYANDSHTIGAVNDAVQQGIIDATLVGDREMIEKICAEYNFDIAKFTIVHEPDELKAALKSVELINNGEGDMIMKGLVSTDKYMKAILNKETGLMPPKAVLSHVTVMENPNYYKLMVVSDVAVIPQPDLDQKIAITNYVINVARALGINKPKVALIAASEQVLPKMQACVDAAIISKMADRGQIKNAYVDGPLAIDVAIDKESAEIKKLDSMVAGDADCMVFPNIEAGNVFYKVNTKLANAELGAMVVGAKCPAILSSRGDSVKTKLYSIALAALVASK, encoded by the coding sequence ATGATTACACGTTTAGATCAAATCATTGATGTTCTTAAAAACAGCGAAAAGAAGCGTTTGGTAGCTGCTTATGCGAACGATTCTCATACTATTGGAGCGGTAAATGATGCAGTGCAGCAAGGCATTATTGATGCGACATTGGTCGGCGACAGAGAAATGATAGAGAAAATTTGTGCGGAATACAATTTTGACATCGCTAAGTTTACGATTGTGCACGAACCGGATGAATTAAAAGCGGCCCTAAAATCTGTTGAGTTAATCAACAATGGTGAAGGTGATATGATTATGAAAGGTCTTGTTAGTACAGATAAGTACATGAAGGCAATTTTAAATAAAGAAACCGGACTGATGCCTCCAAAAGCAGTTTTAAGTCATGTTACCGTGATGGAGAATCCAAATTACTACAAATTAATGGTAGTAAGTGATGTTGCCGTTATTCCTCAGCCCGATTTAGATCAGAAGATTGCGATCACCAACTATGTTATAAATGTTGCACGTGCTTTGGGTATCAATAAACCTAAGGTTGCCTTAATTGCGGCTTCGGAACAGGTTTTACCAAAAATGCAGGCGTGTGTCGATGCGGCTATCATTTCGAAGATGGCAGACCGCGGTCAAATTAAAAATGCTTATGTTGACGGCCCTTTGGCTATTGATGTTGCTATTGATAAAGAATCAGCAGAGATTAAGAAATTGGATTCGATGGTTGCCGGTGATGCAGACTGTATGGTATTTCCAAATATAGAAGCAGGTAATGTATTTTACAAGGTGAACACCAAATTGGCAAATGCTGAATTGGGAGCAATGGTTGTTGGGGCAAAATGTCCGGCAATTCTTTCTTCCCGCGGCGATAGCGTAAAAACCAAATTGTATTCTATCGCATTAGCGGCTTTGGTGGCTTCAAAATAA
- a CDS encoding twitch domain-containing radical SAM protein — protein MTKAKPYCLMPWIHYHVGNAGRVKACCVANIPYGDCNTQSLAEIWNGDAINELRAKFAKGEKDSRCAVCCRIEEAGGKSIRQETHEKFGADFQEKETNLPFTFDIRFSNACNFACRTCWHGASSGWFPEAKQMKRNLGEKALLQNIQDFDAFIAETGEALLQAKEIYFAGGEPLLTKEHYLLLDWLVKNKATQIHLRYNTNFSLLQMGEYNVLDYWKQFSKVEILASIDAHGKLGEYIRKGFDWEQFQANRELIRKHRHIKFLIAPTISVFSILNLPALYQICLLEQIIEADGLYINLLDRPLHYNTKALPESYKQKVVAAFHQFYQWAAKKQIPQSVIRQFKECEFYMLSDDLSKQWKSFEKETALLDEMRGESLDEVLIRTYEF, from the coding sequence ATGACAAAAGCAAAACCATATTGCCTGATGCCCTGGATACATTATCATGTAGGAAATGCCGGACGTGTAAAAGCTTGTTGTGTTGCCAATATTCCTTACGGCGATTGCAATACTCAGTCTTTAGCCGAAATATGGAATGGCGATGCCATCAACGAATTAAGAGCGAAGTTTGCCAAAGGAGAAAAAGATTCCCGCTGTGCAGTTTGTTGCCGTATTGAGGAAGCCGGAGGGAAGAGCATACGACAGGAAACACACGAAAAGTTTGGTGCCGATTTTCAGGAGAAGGAAACGAATTTGCCTTTTACTTTTGACATCCGTTTTTCGAATGCCTGTAATTTTGCCTGCCGCACCTGCTGGCATGGTGCCAGTTCAGGATGGTTTCCCGAGGCAAAACAAATGAAACGTAATTTAGGTGAGAAAGCTTTATTGCAGAATATTCAGGATTTTGATGCGTTTATTGCAGAAACAGGAGAAGCCTTGCTGCAGGCCAAAGAAATTTACTTTGCAGGCGGCGAACCTTTGCTTACCAAAGAACATTACCTTTTGCTTGATTGGCTGGTGAAAAATAAAGCCACACAAATTCACTTGCGATACAATACCAACTTTTCCCTGCTTCAAATGGGAGAGTACAATGTATTGGATTACTGGAAACAATTTTCGAAAGTAGAAATATTGGCGAGCATCGATGCACATGGTAAACTCGGTGAATACATCCGAAAAGGCTTTGATTGGGAGCAGTTTCAGGCGAACAGGGAATTGATTCGCAAACACAGGCACATCAAATTTCTCATTGCCCCAACCATTTCAGTTTTTTCCATTTTGAATTTGCCTGCTTTGTACCAGATTTGCCTGCTCGAGCAGATTATTGAAGCCGATGGCCTTTACATTAATCTACTCGACCGTCCTTTGCATTACAATACAAAAGCACTGCCCGAAAGCTATAAACAGAAGGTGGTTGCAGCCTTTCATCAATTTTACCAATGGGCAGCAAAAAAACAGATTCCCCAATCGGTGATCCGCCAATTTAAAGAATGCGAATTCTATATGCTAAGCGATGATCTTTCGAAACAATGGAAAAGCTTTGAGAAGGAAACGGCGCTTTTGGATGAGATGAGGGGAGAGAGCCTTGATGAGGTGCTGATTAGGACTTATGAATTCTGA
- a CDS encoding tRNA-dihydrouridine synthase, whose translation MSNFWHNIPTPSFSLAPMEDVTDTSFREIVLQTMQEGKLNILFSEFTSVDGMCHPVGHEKVKHRLRINDSEKALLKQKNVKIIAQIWGKDPEKYYKTAQYIARETDFDGIDINMGCPVKNVVKNGCCSALIAQPDLAKEIILATKEATNLPLSVKTRIGFKEVVTESWISHLLEMPIDALTIHGRIQKQLSNGMADWNEIAKAVQLRNQLAPHIKIIGNGDVESYEEGLQKVAQHGVDGVMVGRGIFKNPWFFYPGKGEVSMNEKLALLKEHTRVFDTTWGSEKNFAILRRFFKIYTSGFTGASALRNVLMNTHNAEEVYNALEQFTINSNQGTIY comes from the coding sequence ATGAGCAATTTTTGGCACAACATACCAACTCCCAGCTTCTCACTCGCTCCTATGGAGGACGTAACCGACACCTCGTTTCGCGAGATCGTTTTACAAACCATGCAGGAAGGGAAACTGAACATTCTATTCTCAGAATTTACTTCGGTTGACGGCATGTGCCATCCCGTAGGACACGAGAAAGTAAAGCACCGCCTGCGGATTAACGATTCGGAGAAAGCATTGCTGAAGCAGAAAAACGTGAAGATAATTGCACAGATTTGGGGAAAAGATCCGGAGAAATACTACAAAACTGCTCAATACATTGCCCGGGAAACCGACTTTGACGGCATAGACATCAACATGGGTTGTCCGGTAAAAAATGTAGTGAAAAATGGCTGCTGTTCGGCACTTATTGCTCAGCCCGATTTGGCCAAAGAAATTATTTTAGCCACAAAAGAAGCCACCAATCTGCCCTTAAGCGTTAAAACCCGCATTGGCTTTAAAGAGGTTGTTACCGAATCGTGGATCTCTCACCTTTTGGAAATGCCGATAGATGCTCTGACCATTCACGGACGCATACAAAAACAACTATCAAACGGAATGGCCGATTGGAACGAAATCGCAAAAGCGGTACAATTAAGAAATCAACTGGCACCTCATATCAAAATAATAGGCAACGGCGACGTGGAATCGTACGAAGAGGGACTGCAAAAAGTGGCACAGCATGGTGTTGATGGTGTAATGGTAGGCCGTGGCATTTTTAAAAATCCCTGGTTCTTTTATCCCGGTAAGGGAGAAGTGAGCATGAACGAAAAGCTGGCACTTTTAAAAGAACACACCCGTGTATTCGATACAACCTGGGGAAGTGAGAAGAATTTTGCCATTCTGCGACGCTTTTTCAAAATTTACACCAGCGGATTTACCGGTGCCTCGGCCCTGCGCAATGTATTAATGAATACACACAATGCCGAGGAAGTTTACAATGCACTTGAACAGTTTACAATAAACAGTAATCAAGGAACAATTTATTAA
- a CDS encoding DUF6261 family protein: MTLIKKVSPNSRNGDTSALLSLILKEFEQNDWSADTYLSPIIKDASATNTALIEALRRLTAYSQMAEKDNVRDMAIRALFKLVEGYVHIPIAEMQEAALVVENVLNQYGLSIQNEDYAEESADVESLLNDLSKPDVVAAITKLQGVAEITASLHDAQKDFENIALQQAEGESVKKDLASASQLKKKIIAEINDNLVGYMNTMAKVNPATYEATAKTITELIDKNNELVKRRKKTNVADSELV, translated from the coding sequence ATGACATTAATCAAGAAAGTTTCACCGAACAGCCGCAATGGCGATACAAGTGCATTACTAAGCCTTATTCTAAAAGAATTTGAGCAAAACGATTGGAGTGCTGACACTTATTTAAGCCCCATCATTAAAGATGCAAGTGCAACAAACACCGCACTGATTGAGGCATTGAGGCGATTAACAGCTTATTCTCAGATGGCAGAGAAAGACAATGTGCGCGATATGGCAATCAGAGCCTTGTTTAAGTTGGTAGAAGGCTATGTTCATATTCCTATTGCTGAGATGCAGGAAGCTGCATTAGTAGTAGAGAATGTATTGAATCAATATGGTTTGAGTATACAGAACGAGGATTATGCAGAAGAATCAGCAGATGTTGAGTCTTTATTAAACGATTTAAGCAAGCCTGATGTTGTGGCAGCCATAACAAAATTGCAGGGAGTAGCTGAAATAACAGCAAGTTTGCATGATGCCCAAAAAGATTTCGAAAATATAGCCTTGCAGCAGGCCGAAGGCGAAAGTGTGAAGAAGGATTTGGCTTCGGCCAGTCAATTGAAGAAAAAGATTATCGCAGAGATTAATGATAACTTGGTTGGCTATATGAATACCATGGCAAAGGTAAATCCTGCCACCTACGAAGCTACCGCCAAAACCATAACCGAATTAATCGATAAAAACAATGAGTTGGTAAAACGCCGCAAAAAAACAAACGTGGCAGACAGCGAATTGGTTTAA
- a CDS encoding rhodanese-related sulfurtransferase: MLLHNKLSKEELKKQLENENFSRKTFSFYRYVIIENPQEFRDKLYQKWFELKGKERIYIAREGINAQMSMPEHHLEEFFSHLNSLPELQDMPIKWAVEDDGKSFYKLIVKLRPKIVADGLNDNSFDVTNVGNHLSPLEFHEQVSHPDSIVVDMRNHYESEIGHFENAICPDADTFREEIDLVVEDLKDKKDQKVLLYCTGGIRCEKASAYLKHHGFEDVNQLHGGIIAYAQEIKQLGLESKFRGKNFVFDERLGESINEEVIAKCHQCGKACDTHTNCANNDCHLLFIQCGECRDHYKGCCTDECTEIIQLPLEERILLRSKFHDKYSKSQIYRQRIRPKLNQL, from the coding sequence ATGCTGCTTCACAATAAACTTAGCAAAGAAGAACTAAAGAAACAACTTGAGAACGAAAACTTTAGCCGAAAAACGTTTTCCTTTTACCGATATGTGATTATTGAAAATCCACAAGAGTTTCGTGATAAACTGTATCAGAAATGGTTTGAATTGAAAGGGAAAGAAAGAATATACATTGCCCGCGAAGGGATTAATGCTCAAATGAGCATGCCCGAACACCATCTGGAAGAGTTCTTTTCTCACTTAAACAGCTTGCCCGAATTGCAGGATATGCCCATAAAATGGGCTGTTGAAGATGATGGAAAATCGTTTTACAAACTAATTGTAAAGCTGCGTCCTAAAATTGTTGCCGACGGGCTGAACGACAATTCCTTTGATGTTACCAATGTGGGAAATCACCTCTCGCCGCTTGAATTTCACGAGCAGGTAAGTCATCCCGATAGCATTGTTGTGGATATGCGCAACCATTACGAAAGTGAAATCGGGCATTTCGAAAATGCCATTTGCCCCGATGCCGATACTTTTCGCGAAGAAATTGATTTGGTAGTAGAGGATTTGAAGGATAAAAAAGATCAGAAAGTTTTGCTTTACTGCACCGGAGGAATTCGCTGCGAAAAGGCCAGTGCTTATTTAAAGCATCACGGGTTCGAAGATGTAAACCAATTGCACGGCGGTATTATTGCCTATGCACAGGAAATAAAACAGCTCGGACTGGAATCAAAATTCAGAGGAAAGAATTTCGTTTTTGATGAGCGGTTGGGCGAAAGCATCAACGAAGAAGTAATTGCCAAGTGTCACCAATGTGGAAAGGCCTGCGATACACATACCAATTGTGCCAACAACGATTGCCATTTGCTCTTTATTCAGTGCGGCGAATGCCGCGATCATTATAAAGGGTGCTGTACCGATGAGTGTACTGAAATTATTCAATTGCCCTTGGAAGAACGCATCCTTTTGCGGTCGAAATTTCACGATAAATACAGCAAAAGTCAGATTTACAGACAGCGGATCAGGCCGAAGCTAAATCAATTATAA
- a CDS encoding cupin domain-containing protein: protein MKKLLILFSFSSLLLFACNTSETSKTEVITLSKTSESWNGTPLPKYPDGNAEVTILKITIPPKTKLELHKHPEINAGVLLKGELTVISETNDTLHLKAGESIVELVNQWHYGKNDGTVPAEIIVFYAGIKGTPITIGKHKEE, encoded by the coding sequence ATGAAAAAATTACTGATCCTGTTTTCTTTCTCAAGCCTGTTACTGTTTGCTTGCAATACCAGTGAAACAAGCAAGACCGAAGTTATTACTTTAAGCAAAACATCTGAAAGCTGGAATGGCACTCCCCTTCCAAAATATCCTGATGGCAATGCAGAAGTAACTATTTTGAAAATAACTATCCCTCCCAAAACAAAACTGGAGCTGCATAAACATCCTGAAATTAATGCAGGCGTTTTATTAAAAGGGGAATTAACTGTAATTAGTGAAACCAACGACACGCTTCACCTTAAAGCTGGTGAATCCATTGTTGAATTAGTAAACCAATGGCATTACGGGAAAAACGATGGCACTGTACCTGCCGAGATCATTGTTTTTTACGCGGGAATTAAAGGCACTCCAATCACTATTGGCAAGCATAAGGAGGAATAA
- a CDS encoding N-acetyltransferase: protein MEKIITLNQSNIDKEHICCAISDKKCKDSYELKKDWLKKEFDNEYVFRRIDARAKVFIEYGPAEKGWVPIEAANYLLVNCFWVSGQYKGKGYGKELVRLALKDAESQGKNGLVTVVGTKKFHFMNNTKWLLKQEFETFEELPSGFSLLAKKINPKADNPKFKDSVKSNNMIDKNGLVVYYSNRCPFSEYHVRNSMVETAKKRNLPLKIIQLDSMELAQSAPTPATIFSLFYNGKFITTDISVCMDSRFDKVMEKHK from the coding sequence ATGGAAAAAATTATTACACTGAATCAATCAAATATTGACAAGGAACATATTTGTTGTGCTATCTCAGACAAAAAATGCAAGGACAGTTACGAATTAAAAAAAGACTGGCTGAAAAAGGAATTCGACAACGAATACGTATTCCGAAGAATTGATGCAAGAGCGAAAGTCTTTATCGAATATGGCCCCGCTGAAAAAGGATGGGTTCCCATTGAAGCCGCAAATTATTTGTTGGTAAACTGTTTTTGGGTTTCGGGCCAATACAAAGGTAAGGGTTACGGAAAAGAATTAGTAAGACTCGCCCTTAAAGATGCTGAATCACAAGGCAAAAACGGTCTGGTTACAGTTGTTGGAACGAAAAAGTTTCACTTTATGAACAATACTAAATGGCTCTTAAAACAAGAATTTGAAACTTTTGAGGAGCTGCCTTCCGGATTTAGTTTATTGGCGAAAAAGATAAACCCCAAGGCTGACAATCCAAAATTTAAAGATTCTGTAAAAAGCAACAACATGATTGATAAAAATGGATTAGTGGTTTACTATTCAAATCGTTGTCCGTTCTCAGAGTATCACGTAAGAAATTCGATGGTTGAAACAGCAAAAAAAAGAAACCTGCCGTTAAAAATTATTCAACTGGACAGTATGGAACTGGCTCAATCTGCACCAACCCCCGCAACAATTTTCAGTCTGTTTTACAATGGGAAATTTATAACCACCGATATCAGTGTTTGTATGGACAGCCGATTTGACAAAGTGATGGAAAAGCATAAATAA
- the ltrA gene encoding group II intron reverse transcriptase/maturase: MIEQILTRKNMVRAMHQVQKNQGSAGVDRMPVTKLSDLMSIDKAELTQSVRSGNYLPQAILGVEIPKGNGKMRLLGIPTVTDRLLQQAVLQIITAKFEFEFSDFSFGFRPNRSLHQAVLKAQGYINDGYQHIVDIDLKTFFDEVDHCHLLQQLYRKVKCKATMRLIRKWLRAPILIEGKLVKRRKGVPQGSPLSPLLSNIMLHELDRELEKQGLKFIRYADDFSIYTKSKATARRVGNKVYKFLRNKLKLTINREKSGIRRPVHFTVLGFGFVPTYRKGERGKYQLIVSEKSWKKLKEKLKLITRKTTPMSFEERIQKLNEVQRGWVNNFRMASILVKLQDLDGWLRNRLRYCIWHHWKKLERKRKNLIRLGVEQGQAYAWSRSRMGGWAIAQSPILVTTITLERLRKRGYESMLDIYKQITPVRRDSLFPLT; this comes from the coding sequence ATGATTGAACAAATACTTACACGTAAGAATATGGTGCGGGCGATGCATCAAGTCCAGAAGAACCAAGGTTCAGCAGGAGTTGATCGTATGCCCGTGACTAAACTCTCAGATCTGATGTCAATTGATAAAGCGGAACTGACACAGAGTGTTCGTTCGGGTAATTATTTGCCTCAAGCCATTTTAGGAGTCGAGATTCCAAAAGGAAACGGGAAGATGCGCTTATTGGGTATCCCGACTGTAACCGACCGTTTGCTTCAGCAAGCTGTACTTCAAATTATCACGGCAAAGTTTGAATTTGAATTTTCGGACTTTAGCTTTGGGTTCAGACCGAACCGAAGTCTGCATCAGGCAGTACTAAAAGCTCAGGGATATATCAACGATGGCTATCAGCATATTGTAGATATTGACTTGAAGACCTTCTTCGATGAAGTCGATCATTGCCATTTACTGCAACAGCTATATCGCAAGGTAAAATGCAAAGCAACAATGCGTTTAATCCGCAAATGGCTGCGTGCCCCGATCTTAATCGAAGGCAAGTTGGTCAAACGCAGAAAAGGCGTACCGCAGGGGAGTCCATTGAGTCCGTTGCTGTCCAATATCATGTTGCATGAACTGGATCGGGAACTGGAAAAACAGGGATTGAAATTCATCCGCTATGCCGACGATTTTAGTATTTATACCAAATCGAAAGCTACCGCCCGAAGAGTTGGGAACAAGGTTTACAAGTTTTTACGAAATAAACTCAAGTTGACAATTAATCGGGAAAAGAGTGGCATTCGGCGACCTGTTCATTTTACCGTTTTGGGTTTTGGCTTTGTGCCTACCTACAGGAAAGGTGAGCGGGGCAAGTACCAACTGATAGTATCAGAAAAGAGTTGGAAGAAACTGAAAGAAAAGCTCAAACTAATCACTCGAAAAACGACACCGATGAGCTTTGAGGAACGCATCCAAAAACTGAATGAGGTTCAGCGGGGTTGGGTAAATAACTTCCGTATGGCAAGTATTTTAGTCAAACTTCAAGATCTCGACGGTTGGCTGCGCAACAGGCTCAGATATTGCATTTGGCACCATTGGAAAAAACTTGAACGAAAACGGAAAAACCTGATTCGTTTAGGAGTTGAACAAGGACAAGCCTATGCATGGTCTCGTTCACGTATGGGTGGTTGGGCGATTGCTCAGAGTCCTATTTTGGTAACTACTATTACTCTTGAAAGATTGCGGAAACGCGGTTATGAATCTATGCTCGACATTTACAAACAAATCACGCCTGTTCGACGTGATTCCTTATTCCCCTTAACTTAA
- a CDS encoding phosphate acyltransferase, translating into MSPIRSLGQMVEHLRKSGKKKKIAVAYAQDPNTIGAIAKAIAEGFVEAVMIGDEAEIRSKAKDEGINPDVFTIVHIPNDVAATTEAVRMARFDDVDVVMKGLVGTDKFLKAVLNKEDGLLPPKAVMSYVCALDLPKYNKLLFVSDTAVLPFPDLNQKIAMVNYSVKMARKFGIEKPKVALISATEKPNTAFPSSIDDAIICKMADRGQIKDCIVDGPLDVFLACDPASAEIKGIPTPINGEADCLVFPSLEACNSFYKGLMLFAGGELAGLIQGTTKPVVVMSRSESEKSKFYCIALSVLMAD; encoded by the coding sequence ATGTCCCCAATACGTTCACTCGGTCAAATGGTCGAACATCTTCGCAAGAGCGGAAAAAAGAAGAAAATTGCTGTAGCATATGCTCAGGATCCAAACACCATTGGAGCAATTGCTAAAGCCATCGCAGAAGGATTTGTAGAGGCTGTTATGATTGGCGATGAAGCAGAGATTAGAAGTAAAGCCAAGGATGAAGGAATTAATCCTGATGTATTCACGATTGTTCATATTCCAAACGATGTAGCGGCAACAACTGAAGCCGTTCGCATGGCACGTTTCGATGATGTGGATGTGGTGATGAAAGGTTTGGTAGGTACCGATAAATTTCTGAAAGCAGTCTTAAACAAAGAGGATGGTTTGTTGCCGCCAAAAGCAGTAATGAGCTACGTTTGTGCATTGGATTTGCCCAAATACAACAAGCTTTTGTTTGTTTCGGATACAGCAGTATTGCCTTTTCCTGATTTGAATCAGAAAATTGCTATGGTGAACTATTCGGTGAAAATGGCCCGGAAGTTTGGGATTGAAAAACCAAAAGTGGCCTTGATATCGGCAACAGAGAAACCAAATACAGCATTTCCGTCGAGTATTGATGATGCAATTATTTGCAAAATGGCCGATCGTGGTCAGATAAAAGATTGCATTGTTGATGGTCCATTGGATGTGTTTTTGGCTTGCGATCCTGCTTCGGCAGAGATTAAAGGAATTCCAACACCAATAAATGGTGAGGCAGATTGCCTGGTATTTCCATCATTGGAAGCATGCAACTCATTTTACAAAGGATTGATGCTGTTTGCGGGTGGTGAGCTGGCTGGCTTAATTCAGGGAACAACAAAACCAGTTGTGGTGATGTCGCGAAGCGAAAGCGAAAAATCGAAATTCTATTGCATTGCACTGTCGGTTTTAATGGCAGACTAA